A portion of the Gadus macrocephalus chromosome 10, ASM3116895v1 genome contains these proteins:
- the med12 gene encoding mediator of RNA polymerase II transcription subunit 12 isoform X8 yields the protein MMAAFGILSYEHRPLKRPRLGPPDVYPQDPKQKEDELTALNVKQGFNNQPAVSGDEHGSAKNVNFNPAKISSNFSSIMAEKLRYNTFPDTGKRKPQVNQKDNFWLVTARSQSSINNWFTDLAGTKPLTLLAKKVPIFSKKEEVFGYLAKYSVPVMRSAWMIKMTCAYHAAITETKVKKRHVTDPCIEWTQIITKYLWEQLQKVAEFYRQFPSQGCASPQPATPAEVETAMKQWEYNEKLAMFMFQDGMLDRHEFLTWVLECFEKVRPGEDELLRLLLPLLLQYSGEFVQSAYLSRRLAYFCTRRLNLLLSDGSLGPGTGGHQSHGILAQPGNALPPTPTSQPAGGNQTQTPFTDFYICPQHRPLVFGLSCMLQSIVLCCPSALVWHYSLTDSRNKTGSPLDLLPISPSNLPMPGSNTAFTQQVRAKVREIEEQIKERGQAVEFRWSFDKCQETTAGFTIGRVLHTLEVLDNHSFEKSDFSNSLDSLYNRIFGSGQSKEGHEMSPDDDAVVTLLCEWAVCCKRSGRHRAMVVAKLLEKRQAEIEAERCGESEVVDEKGSVSSGSLSAATLPVFQDVLLQFLDTQAPTLTEPANESERVEFSNLVLLFCEQIRHDVFSHNIYMCTLISRGDLASDAHLPRPRSPGDDPGDESERKEQDAAAGIKMEDTGLSESMEVDQNSSANFDEMFSPRMHCESKGSPSPEKPVPDQDSKAGVKDKGMDPAFPQVYEQPRHIQYATHFPIPQEESASHECNQRLVVLYGVGKQRDEARHAIKKITKDILKVLNRKSTAETGGEEGQKRKRSKPEAFPTAEDIFSKFQHLSHFDQHQVTSQVSRNVMEQITSFALGMSYHLPLVQHIQFIFDLMEYSLNISGLIDFAIQLLNELSLVEAELLLKSSTLVGSYTTGLCLCIVAVLRRYHSCLILNPEQTAQVFDGLRIVVKSGVNPADCSSAERCILAYLYDLYTSCSHLKSKFGEIFSEFCSKVKNSIYCNIDPSDSNMLWDPVFMMEAISNPSAHNFNHSMVGKLLNDSPPNRYSFVCNVLMDVCVDHRDPERVNDIGILCAELTAYCRSLSAEWLGILKALCCSSNNGNCGFNDLLCNVDVSDLSFHDSLATFVAILIARQCLLLEDLVRCVAIPSLLNAACSEQDSEPGARLTCRILLHLFKTPQRNPVPQDGAKSEKSPVGIRSSCDRHLLAASQNSIVVGAVFAVLKAVFMLGDAELRGSGLSHPAGHDDLSGGRSVSIETASLDVYAKYVLKSICQQEWVGERCLKSLSEDSSALQDPVLVNIQAQRLLQLICYPHRQLDSDDGDNPQRQRITRILQNMDQWTMRQSSLELQLMIKQSTNSELHSLLENIAKATIEVFQKSAEMNSMYPSGSGDGNPSSDNNSSNSKMKPILSSSERSGVWLVAPLIAKLHTSVQGHVLKAAGDELEKGQHLGSSSRKERDRQKQKSMSLLSQQPFLSLVLTCLKGQDEQREGLLTSLYSQVQQIVTNWREDQYQDDCKAKQMMHEALKLRLNLVGGMFDTVQRSTQQTTEWAVLLLDIISSGTVDMQSNNELFTTVLDMLSVLINGTLAADMSSISQGSMEENKRAYMNLVKKLRKELGDRQSESLEKVRQLLPLPKQTRDVITCEPQGSLIDTKGNKIAGFEKEGLQVSTKQKISPWDVFEGLKHSAPLSWGWFGTVRVDRKVSRLEEQQRFLLYHTHLKPKPRSYYLEPLPLPPEEEEPPTPLSQEPEKKMAEAAKPEKNVASTPSDSSKKKTNKKKKTQATKTEDFVSRTPSGGPYVPGMQPDLMMSQQNPYARIGYGQQPIGIYAQNQPLPPGGPGLESPYRPNRNTQMNKMMPARPTYPGMMPSIPGGMMMGMDKQYPMGYKPQPAMPQGQILRQQLQVRLNQSIMGQQMRQMTPNQPYTPMQPAQNINQGYTSYASHMGLQQHPSQAGGGGGGGGGGGGGIVPTAYGNQNFQGSHPGANPAAVDPLRQMQQRPSGYVHQQAPGYNMQNTQRFPHQALQQQAPIMHGLGHMPAQGVHPGMRPNQILAEQQQQQQQQQQQQQQQQQQQQQQQQQQQQQQQQQQQQFLRQQAALRVCQQQQQQQQQQQQQQQQQQQQQQVQQQQQQQQQQQQQQQQQQQVPPQQQQQVPPQQQVQQVQQVQQVQQQQQQQQQQQQQQQVATSQTPTQAQSQALGMQPLPPQQTMFPRQGMQQTQQQQQTAALVRQLQQQLSNTQPGQNTNSYY from the exons GATGAATTGACTGCATTAAACGTAAAACAAGGATTTAATAATCAACCAGCGGTGTCCGGAGATGAACATGGCAGCGCAAAAAATGTCAACTTTAATCCCGCCAAG ATCAGCTCAAACTTCAGCAGCATTATGGCTGAGAAGCTTCGCTACAACACATTCCCAGACACAGGGAAGCGCAAGCCGCAGGTCAACCAGAAGGATAACTTCTGGCTGGTCACTGCCAGGTCCCAGAGCTCCATTAACAACTGGTTCACAGACCTGGCTGGGACCAAGCCCCTCACGCTGCTGGCCAAAAAG GTTCCAATTTTTAGCAAAAAGGAAGAGGTATTTGGATACCTTGCCAAATATTCGGTTCCTGTGATGCGCTCAGCATGGATGATCAAAATGACCTGCGCATACCATGCTGCCATTACAGAGACTAAGGTCAAGAAAAGACATGTGACTGATCCCTGTATAG AATGGACCCAGATCATCACCAAATACCTGTGGGAGCAGCTTCAGAAGGTGGCTGAGTTCTACAGACAGTTCCCCAGCCAGGGCTGTGCCTCCCCACAGCCTGCCACACCCGCGGAGGTGGAGACAGCCATGAAGCAATGGGAGTACAACGAGAAGCTAGCCATGTTCATGTTTCAG GACGGCATGCTGGACCGACACGAGTTCCTCACCTGGGTGCTGGAGTGTTTTGAGAAGGTTCGACCTGGAGAAGATGAACTTCTTAGACTATTGCTGCCTCTCCTATTGCAG taCTCGGGGGAGTTCGTGCAGTCGGCCTACCTGTCCCGGAGGCTGGCGTACTTCTGCACCCGCCGGCTGAACCTCCTGCTGAGCGACGGCAGCCTGGGGCCGGGCACGGGCGGCCACCAGTCCCACGGCATCCTGGCCCAGCCGGGGAACGCCCTGCCCCCCACGCCCACCTCCCAGCCCGCGGGGGGcaaccagacccagacccccttCACAGACTTCTACATCTGCCCACAGCACCGACCCCTGGTGTTTGGGCTCAGCTGCATGCTGCAG agCATCGTGCTGTGTTGTCCCAGTGCGCTGGTGTGGCACTACTCCCTAACGGACAGCAGGAACAAAACGGGCTCGCCTCTCGACCtgctccccatctccccctccaacCTGCCCATGCCGGGCTCCAACACTGCCTTCACCCAGCAG GTCCGTGCAAAGGTACGAGAAATCGAGGAGCAAATCAAGGAGCGAGGCCAGGCGGTAGAGTTCAGGTGGTCCTTCGACAAATGCCAGGAGACGACCGCAG GCTTCACCATCGGTAGGGTTCTCCACACTCTGGAAGTTCTGGATAACCACAGCTTTGAGAAGTCGGACTTCAGCAACTCGCTAGACTCCCTCTACAACAGGATCTtcggctcgggtcagagcaaagaagGCCACGAG atgtCGCCCGATGACGACGCGGTGGTCACGCTGCTGTGTGAGTGGGCCGTGTGCTGCAAGCGGTCGGGCCGGCACAGAGCCATGGTGGTGGCCAAGCTGCTGGAGAAGAGGCAGGCCGAGATCGAGGCGGAG CGGTGCGGGGAGTCGGAGGTGGTGGACGAGAAGGGCTCGGTGTCGTCGGGCTCCCTGTCGGCCGCCACGCTGCCCGTCTTCCAGGACGTCCTGCTGCAGTTCCTGGACAcccaggcccccaccctga CCGAACCGGCCAATGAGAGTGAGCGGGTGGAGTTCTCCAACCTGGTGCTGCTCTTCTGCGAGCAGATCCGGCACGACGTCTTCTCCCACAACATTTACATGTGCACGCTCATCTCCCGCGGCGACCTGGCCTCAGACGCCCACCTGCCCCGCCCGCGGTCCCCCGGCGACGACCCCGGCGACGAGTCGGAGCGCAAGGagcaggacgccgccgccggcatCAAGATGGAG GATACCGGACTGTCGGAGTCGATGGAGGTCGATCAAAACTCCAGCGCTAATTTTGACGAG ATGTTCTCTCCCAGGATGCACTGCGAGTCCAAGGGGAGCCCGTCCCCCGAGAAGCCCGTCCCGGATCAGGACAGCAAGGCCGGGGTGAAGGACAAGGGCATGGACCCGGCCTTCCCCCAGGTGTACGAACAGCCCCGGCACATCCAGTACGCCACCCACTTCCCCATTCCCCAG GAGGAGAGCGCCAGCCACGAGTGCAACCAGCGCCTGGTGGTGCTGTACGGCGTGGGCAAGCAGCGCGACGAGGCGCGCCACGCCATCAAGAAGATCACCAAGGACATCCTGAAGGTGCTCAACCGCAAGAGCACGGCAGAGACGG gaggggaggagggacagaagaggaagaggagcaagcCAGAGGCCTTCCCCACGGCCGAAGACATTTTCTCCAAATTCCAGCACCTTTCCCACTTTGACCAGCACCAGGTCACCTCTCAG GTGTCCAGGAATGTGATGGAACAGATTACCAGCTTTGCCTTAGGGATGTCTTATCATCTGCCCCTGGTGCAACACATACAGTTCATCTTCGACCTCATGGAATACTCCCTCAACATCAGCGGCCTCATAGACTTTGCCATTCAG CTCCTGAACGAGCTCAGCCTGGTGGAGGCCGAGCTGCTGCTGAAGTCCTCCACCCTGGTGGGGAGCTACACCACCGGGCTGTGTCTGTGCATCGTGGCCGTGCTGCGGAGGTACCACTCCTGCCTCATCCTCAACCCGGAGCAGACGGCACAGGTCTTTGACGG GCTGCGCATCGTGGTGAAGTCCGGCGTGAACCCCGCCGACTGCTCTTCGGCCGAGCGCTGCATCCTGGCCTACCTGTACGACCTGTACACCTCCTGCAGCCACCTCAAGAGCAAGTTCGGAGAGATCTTCAG CGAGTTCTGTTCCAAGGTGAAGAACTCCATCTACTGCAACATCGACCCGTCGGACTCCAACATGCTGTGGGACCCGGTGTTCATGATGGAGGCCATCTCCAACCCCTCGGCCCACAACTTCAACCACTCGATGGTGGGCAAGCTGCTCAACGACAGCCCGCCAAACCGCTACAGCTTCGTGTGCAACGTGCTCATGGACGTCTGCGTGGACCACCGGGACCCCGAGAG GGTGAACGACATCGGGATCCTGTGTGCGGAGCTGACGGCGTACTGTCGTTCTCTCAGTGCCGAGTGGCTGGGCATTCTCAAGGCCCTGTGCTGCTCCTCCAACAACGGCAACTGTGGCTTCAACGACCTGCTGTGTAACgtagat GTCAGCGACCTGTCGTTCCACGACTCCCTGGCCACCTTCGTGGCCATCCTGATCGCCAGACAGTGTCTGCTGCTGGAGGACTTGGTGCGCTGTGTGgccatcccctccctcctcaacgcag CTTGCAGTGAGCAGGACTCTGAGCCGGGAGCCAGGCTCACCTGCCGCATCCTGCTACACCTCTTCAAGACCCCCCAGCGTAACCCTGTTCCTCAAGACGGGGCCAAGTCAG AAAAATCCCCGGTTGGTATCCGGTCGTCCTGCGATCGCCATCTGCTCGCCGCGTCCCAGAACAGCATAGTGGTGGGCGCAGTGTTCGCCGTCCTCAAGGCTGTCTTTATGTTGG GCGACGCAGAGCTCCGAGGCTCGGGCCTCTCGCATCCCGCCGGCCACGACGACCTATCGGGAGGCCGCAGCGTCTCCATAGAAACGGCCAGTCTGGATGTGTACGCAAAGTATGTGCTGAAGAGCATCTGCCAGCAG GAGTGGGTGGGGGAGCGCTGCCTGAAGTCCCTGTCGGAGGACAGCAGCGCCCTGCAGGACCCGGTGCTGGTCAACATCCAGGCCCAGCGGCTGCTGCAGCTCATCTGCTACCCCCACCGCCAGCTGGACAGCGACGACGGGGACAACCCCCAGCGGCAGCGCATCACGCGCATCCTGCAG AACATGGACCAGTGGACCATGAGGCAGTCGTCCCTGGAGCTGCAGCTGATGATCAAACAGAGCACCAACAGC GAGCTCCACTCTCTGCTGGAGAACATCGCCAAGGCCACCATCGAGGTGTTCCAGAAGTCTGCGGAGATGAACTCCATGTACCCCTCGGGGAGCGGCGACGGCAACCCCTCCTctgacaacaacagcagcaacagcaagaTGAAGCCCATCCTCAG CTCCTCGGAGCGGTCGGGGGTGTGGTTGGTGGCCCCCCTCATAGCCAAGCTGCACACCTCGGTGCAGGGCCACGTGCTGAAGGCGGCCGGGGACGAGCTGGAGAAGGGCCAGCATCTGGGCTCCTCCTCGCGCAAGGAGAGGGACCGGCAGAAACAGAAGAG CATGTCCCTGCTGAGTCAGCAGCCCTTCCTCTCCCTGGTGCTCACCTGTCTGAAGGGCCAGGACGAGCAGAGGGAGGGCCTGCTCACCTCGCTCTACAGCCAGGTGCAGCAGATCGTCACCAACTGGCGGGAGGACCAGTACCAGGACGACTGCAAGGCCAAGCAGATGATGCACGAGGCCCTGAAGCTGAGGCTCAACCTG GTGGGCGGGATGTTCGACACGGTGCAGCGCAGCACGCAGCAGACCACCGAGTGGGCGGTGCTCCTCCTGGACATCATCAGCAGCGGCACGGTGGACATGCAGTCCAACAA CGAGCTGTTCACCACGGTGCTGGACATGCTCAGCGTGCTCATCAACGGCACGCTGGCGGCGGACATGTCCAGCATCTCCCAgggcagcatggaggagaacaAGAGGGCCTACATGAACCTGGTGAAGAAGCtccgg AAAGAGCTGGGCGACAGGCAGTCGGAGAGTCTGGAGAAGGTCCGCCAGCTGCTCCCTCTCCCCAAGCAGACCAGGGACGTCATCACCTGCGAGCCCCAGGGCTCGCTCATAGACACCAAGGGCAACAAGATCGCCGGCTTCGAGAAGGAG GGCCTCCAAGTGTCCACCAAGCAGAAGATCTCCCCGTGGGACGTGTTCGAGGGCCTGAAGCACTCGGCGCCCCTCTCCTGGGGCTGGTTCGGCACGGTGCGCGTGGACCGCAAGGTCTCCcggctggaggagcagcagcgctTCCTGCTCTACCACACCCACCTGAAGCCCAAGCCCCGCAGCTACTACCTGGAGCCGCTGCCGCTgcccccggaggaggaggagccccccACGCCCCTCTCCCAGGAGCCCGAGAAGAAGATGGCGGAGGCGGCCAAGCCGGAGAAGAACGTGGCCAGCACGCCATCGGACTCCAGCAAGAAGAAGaccaacaagaagaagaagacgcaGGCCACCAAGaccgag GACTTTGTGAGCCGCACGCCCAGCGGCGGGCCCTACGTGCCGGGCATGCAGCCTGACCTGATGATGAGCCAGCAGAACCCCTACGCCAGGATTGGCTACGGGCAGCAGCCTATCGGCATCTACGCCCAGAACCAGCCTCTCCCACCAG GGGGTCCCGGGTTGGAGTCGCCATACCGCCCGAACCGCAACACCCAGATGAACAAGATGATGCCGGCGCGGCCCACCTACCCAGGCATGATGCCCAGCATCCCGGGCGGCATGATGATGGGCATGGACAAGCAGTACCCCATgggctacaagccccagcccgCCATGCCCCAGGGCCAGATCCTGAGACAGCAGCTACAGGTCAGACTG AACCAGAGCATAATGGGCCAGCAGATGAGACAGATGACACCCAACCAGCCTTACACGCCCATGCAGCCCGCCCAG AACATCAACCAGGGCTACACCTCGTACGCCTCCCACATGGGCCTTCAGCAGCACCCCTCCCAggccggcggcggtggcggtggcggtggcggcggcggcggcggcatcgTGCCCACCGCCTACGGGAACCAGAACTTCCAGGGCTCGCACCCCGGCGCCAACCCGGCGGCCGTGGACCCCCTGCGGCAGATGCAGCAGCGGCCCAGTGGCTATGTGCACCAGCAGGCGCCGGGCTACAACATGCAGAACACGCAGAG GTTCCCCCACCAGGCGTTGCAGCAGCAGGCTCCCATCATGCACGGCCTGGGTCACATGCCGGCCCAGGGTGTCCACCCCGGCATGAGGCCCAATCAGATActggcagagcagcagcagcagcaacagcagcagcagcagcaacaacaacagcaacagcaacagcagcagcagcagcagcagcagcaacagcagcagcaacaacaacaacagcaacagttCCTCAGACAGCAGGCCGCCCTCAGAGTATGT cagcaacaacaacagcaacaacaacaacaacaacaacaacaacaacaacagcagcagcaacaacaggtccagcagcaacaacaacaacaacaacagcagcagcag cagcagcagcagcagcaacaggtcccgccgcagcagcagcaacaggtcCCGCCGCAACAGCAGGTCCAGCAGGTCCAGCAGGTCCAGcaagtccagcagcagcagcagcagcagcagcagcagcagcagcaacaacaggtAGCAACATCCCAGACCCCTACCCAAGCACAGAGCCAGGCGCTGGGCATGCAACCCCTGCCCCCACAGCAAACCATG TTCCCGAGGCAGGGCATGCAgcagacccagcagcagcagcagactgcAGCTCTGGTccggcagctgcagcagcagctctccA ataCACAACCAGGCCAGAATACCAACTCATATTACTGA